In Synchiropus splendidus isolate RoL2022-P1 chromosome 15, RoL_Sspl_1.0, whole genome shotgun sequence, the genomic stretch GAAAGGATTTTCTTCTCAACATTCTTACTTTTCAGATCTGACGGGGAAGATGTTCACTTTCCCACGGAGTAGTATAACATCCTACGTCAAGCTGTTTGCATCAAGGACTCAGTTCAGTGCGGTAACTCTCTGCCAAAGGTAGCTGTGAGTGCAAAATGTCTCTCTGAGGCAGGATGTTTAATGATGGATATTTGACTCCTGCAGGTTCCTGACTGACCTCAAGAGAGATTATTGCTATTTCTCTCTGTCCACCTCCAAGTCTTCCAATGGCTTCATGTTGATGTGGGATGCAAAGAATAAAGAGCTAGAGGTCTATACCCAGGATGTGACATCGATATTCAACATCCCTGGAGCCATGGAGCTGAACATGTGGCACTCACTTTGTACCACGTGGGAATCCACTTCTGGGCTGGTGCAGGTGTGGCTGGATGGGCAACAGTCTCCTCGGAAGTCAGGCTTCTTAGGAGGAAAGTATGACGATCGCGCCATGATCATCGTGCTCGGGCAGGTAACACGACGCTGACATCTTTGCTTTTAACCAGAGGCCGAACTCATCCTCGCGCTTTGCAGGAGCAGGACAGCCACGGAGGCTCGTTCGACTTCAACCAGAGTTTTACTGGGATGATGTCCGACGTGCACATGTGGAGCAAAGCCTTGAGCCCGTGTGAGATCCGAGCCTACCTGGACGACGGCGACTTCACTCCGGGGGACGTCATCAACTGGAAGGGGCTGGAGTTCCAGATTTTTGACCAAGTGCTAATTGAAAACAAAGATTTGGTTGGTTGAATTGAAATATTGCCACAGGATAGACACAAAGAAATCCTGCTTCAAATGCAGAACAAAGCCCAGAGATGTGAAtcagtgttttctgttttcttcctcttaaTGTCGAGTCTGGTGTCCATCCAAACCTCTGCTCATTGACCCAAACCTGTGTCCAAAAACTGCTATCATTCTGCTGCACCTGCTGTACTGTGATTCAATAAACGGCACGCATGTACACGCTGGTGTGTTGCAGTTGGTGTGTAAGAACGGAGCACGGTCACGGTGTTATCATCAGTGACGTCCTCAGCTCCCATCTGGATTATTGTTCAACTCGGGGATCATGGGCCACATCTGGCACGCTATAAATATTGGCCTGTTGTGACCAGTCAGCATTATGGAGCAATAGCTTTATATCGAATTTAGAATCATGATAATCATTTTATAGTGACTGCTCTGTTCTGTTGGACATGGgctgcagtcacatgacggCCCAGAAGAACAGAATTACTGGCCAAGTCAAAATGTGGCCAGAGACTGTACTTTCGGTTTGTCAGGGCGTTGAAACATTCCCTTTGGCAAGTTGCCTGTCCTTTCACATGGTAAACATCTGAGTCAGCAGGGCGTTGTGCTGGTGTTCTTCCCCTGAAGATCAAACCTTTcccaagaaactgaaaaaagcAGAACATCAGTGTCACCAGTGTTCCCTCtatgttttcatgtgtctgagcaaacaccaGTCAGCgatatacaggtatatatatatatatatatatatatatatatatatatatatacatacacagttcatttcctcacctgactctgTGTATTGTAAtctgaaacctgcgctgcaGCCATTCTCTGTCCTGTGCGTAACTCCGCccccaattggctcagtgcattGCACATATTGACTAACCACAAGCAACTTTCACAGATATCAGCTcttcaacatcagccagctccaccAGTTCACTTCAGAAAGCAGCTCTTGTAGTTGCTGTTCGTCCCCATTGTGTATGGACGGTCTTACTGGAGGACCTGTGGAAACTGCCGGTTAAGGATACACAGCGTCGAACAGTGCTGTGAGCGCTTCGTTGCATTGGTCTAATGTCACAAGGCTTCATGTCCCGACAGCAAGAAGCCCCGtcgtaatttatattcaattcataGGATAAATCTGTGTTTGCACACGCAGCGTAGATATTTTTTGTTGCGCGAGGTCGCAGCTTAGCGGGAACATTGAGTGTCACCTCAATAGGTGGGGTCCATTCCTCTTTGTTTCGCTGAATCATGACTCAGGGTACAAGATTTCACAATGACACGAATGAAGCCTTCCACATTTGTGACAGGCGTGTTCCTCATCGGCGCCCGGGCGTCTGTCTCACAGAAGAATTTCTGTTTAATCATCAGGGTCTTTTCGGGGGAGAAGGAGAAGCTCTTGGTCATAAAAGCAGAAGAAGACAGCGCAGCATTCAGGCAGCTGGAGAGTTCGACGGAGCACCTGCAGTGGAGTCCACAAGGTAAAAAAGAATCCTCAGCACACTGTTCTTCTACAGTCAGTCCTTCACAGCAGCCCTTCTCTGGACAGATGAAGCCACTTCTTCTGCTGGGGATCTTGTGCACCACATGTGCAGCAGCTCCTCAAGGTGAGACAGGCTTTGTCCTCCCTCTTGCTCTTGTGATCTGACTAGGTCCACCTCGCGATGACTGGTGCCGCCTCGTCCTTGCCTTCATTTCTATTGAATTGTCTGTTTTCAGACCTGTCAGGAAAAATGTTCACGTTCCCCAAAGAAAGCATCTCATCAGGCGTGAAACTCATCCCTTCTGAAACTCAGATCACTTCAGTCACCCTCTGTCAAAGGTGGCACTGCCTCACATTCACATGGTGATTTTGGAAACCTGCACTCACCTTTGTCTCTGACAGATACTTGACTGACCTGAGACGGGATCACGTCCTCTTCTCGCTGGCCACGCCAAGCTTTTTCAACGCCCTGATGCTGATGTGGGTGGAGGGACAGAAAAGCATCTTTACTTATGTCAAGAACGCCGAGTCTCAATTCGATAACCAGGACAGGAAGCTGAACACGTGGCACTCTGTCTGCTTCACCTGGGAATCGAGCACCGGCATCGCTCAGCTGTGGTTGGACAGTAAACCCTCAGTTCGGCGGTTTCTTCTCTCTGGATGGAACATCAATGAGAGGTCAATGATCATCATCCTGGGACAGGTGATAcgcatttcatttcttttcacgTGTTGCGACAGCCCTTATGCTGTCGGTCACACCAAACTAGACAcacctccctctttctctcccacAAAGCGCAGCTGTGATCGGCTGACTCTGTGCTTCAGATGGCAGAGCTACTTCCTGCCCAAACAAACGGACGTCTCGGGAAACTGTAGCAGATAGCAAAAAAACGAGTGAGAATCCTGAGGCTTTTGTCTCCAACTGACCCAATTTTCATGtgtctacattttcatgtgtgGCCAGGATGGCGAGCTAAAAACGAGTAACTTTTTACGGTTTTCGCTCAGCAGTCTCTCCTCCTCAATGCGGTTTCAATGGAGGCGAATGTCGCGGTCGCCACACTTCCTTGGCTCTCACGCAAATTCGGAACGTGctacagtaattctgagcacattttacaagagaggacaagtgtgactaTAAAACTGTAGATTTTCACGTTTCTGCGTCCCACCGTTTGGCCACTATTGCGGTTTAGAAACTCAAACATGACCGGATTTCGAatgctctgctccactctaacCAGCTTGATGACCCACCCTAACTTTTCGATTTTTGCCAAATCTCTGGTTCTTCTGTCTGCAGGAGCAGGACAGCCACGGTGGCTCTTTCAGCGCCAGCCAGAGCTTCCTGGGCATGGTGGCGGACGTGCACATGTGGAGCTACGTGCTGTCGCCGGGCCAGATCCGGGCCTACACGGACGGTCGCAAATTCACACCCGGGGATGTGATCAACTGGAAAGCCCTGGAGTATAGGATTTTTGGCCGTGTGCTCATCGAGAACAAATCCTGGAAACAGGACGTGACTTCATGTTCGATCGCTGGCATTTGAGTTGTTTACTCCCAGAGAGATTGAATCTTGTCATCGCACAGAAGCACTTGTTTTCTTcctgcaaataaaaaaagaggaaaaacagctGTGGTTGATCCTTTTAGCGATTAAATGAATATCAGtgccataaaaaaacaacaaagaaaaaatgccTACATTGACCCCTCGACTTAAGGTTCCAGCCGGGGgaatttatttccatccataATGTCATTTCTGCTTCATTAGCCGCAGAATGTAACACACACGGACAGTGCTGTCAAGTGTTTCATACATTAGTGCCCAACTATATGGATTAGGGATCAATACTGCTCTGAAAGACATTTGCATCTTACTCACCGGCTGAGCGCAAAGGCTGGCAGTTATGGTTCAAAAATGCAGTCAATATTTGAGTCAAGAAGAAGACAAGCCTTTGCTAACCCAATATTATGCACAATATATGAATCAGAATATAGAATAGAAGAAATAAGGTGAGACTAACGTACTAAAACAGGATGCGTTGTTCAGCATAAAAGCAATGTTTCTGTCTGAGCAGGAGTCCTGCATGGCGCTAGCTTAACTCTGCTCCTTTGTGTATCTTGTATGAGTCGAAAAGCAAATGTGTTGAAGTCTGAATGAGAAAACCCATATTTACATTCAAAACTGAGATCATTGTTAGAGCCTGGTCGTCGTCCTTTCGTTCACCAATGTTGCTGGGCTGCGGGACAGAAGAGCGTCACAGTCTCTTGCTTCATGTTGCGATGCGGAGATTATCTCTCTCGGCCACAGTGAAATTGTTTGAATAGCAGATTGTGTGCGGTGATAAGGCTGGAGATGCCAGATAGCAGCATGTTGGAATGGATGTTCTGCTCCGGGCAGCAAAGCTGCTGCCGCTCCAGACAAAGTCACAGTAACATCTGCTCCGTCTCTTCTACCACTCTTGCCTCTGGATCACCTGATCGATGTTGGGAGCTTTCGTTTGACAAGGCTTCTTTTTAAAGGGGCCGCAGCGACCGCGAAACCTGGGAGATGGCCATTATTTGCGGCTCATGTGAACGTTTTGAGACTTGAGTTTATTCTGTCTCGATAAGTGAACAGGCATGATAACAAAGATGGTGGGTTGTCAGGTCAGAGTTGAAGGGAAAAAGATCTGGTTTCCTCTAAGACAGACacctgttaagatgttttggattgtaatagctttttattttcctaaacatgaccttatattgctgtaaattcaacaaattcctattttcagttctttacaaactagaaaatgtcttgaaactatgttgtgcataataatttgaaacaagttttttatttattttttaaatactgttttcattaggagttttgttcaataacatttgaaataaatttagACAGCGaatgacttgaaaatgatgttgatcattatttgcatcaagtattttggaaaatcaagcaaaaacatcatttgcataataatttggaacgcagTGTAGAAGTCAAATGAATGGTGCACACATTTATATCTACATATTATAtacattacatatatataccatatttatcacagtaaaatgtatgagTTTTAAAAATACACGCAGAAGAGACATACACCGTatgcgaaccagcaaccttgtgacacacggTCAGGGGACCAGCTGTtgaggtgagccttacagcctgacatgtttggagcatgtggctctttaCAGCAACAccgtaaaacaatgtggctctgactggttggcctcCTCGGCTCTAAGCATCGTATAGCCATCCTGAGCGTTggagcactggaagagctggagaGGGCTCTCTGGGGAAAGAAAAGTCCAGGCAAGGTCTTTGCCCTTGCAGCCTGATCTTGCATCTAATGGATGGCAAAGTACAAGCCGGCGTTGGATTGTTTCCCCTCTGACCTGAGCATCAGCAGTTCAAGAGAAATACTGCTTTTTGTGAGCTTGTCTGTTTGTTAATCACTCGCGTGGGAGTGCGCTCGCAAactcctctgtgtttgtgtgtgtgatctcaAACATGGAGTTCATCCAGAGCCTGACCTCTCCTCCGCCGACCCCAAATCTTCATGCATCAATAGAAGTGTTTCTTCAATTTTACAGCGGAACACGGGAATCACGGAGGAGTGTGAAATTAGGCAAGGAGAGGAAATGATGCGCGCGAGCTATCGAGCTTCCCGCGGGTGGGTACATCCTTCCTGGGAATCTCAGTTGTAATCTTCGTGCGCACACTTTAACAGCTCTCTTCTTGtaatgaaagaataaataagTGAGGGGGGATGGAGAGGCCTGCAGATTGAGTGTACAGATAGTGGAGTCAGATCTTAGATAAGAGCGACGGCGCCCGGGGCGGAGAGCGTCCTGCAGATCTCTTTAATAGCACCCACGTGCCACAAAGACTCTGTTGCCGTTTCATCTGCACAGTCTTATCTCCACTGTGGTTTTTAGGTCGGTCACTTTAAGTTTGCTAATCAAAGTTAGCGCGGTTCAGCATCGAGCTCAAGTGCTTGTATAATAACAGTGAAGAAGCGACGTCCAAATCTCTCCACGAAGCGTTTGCCCTCACAGAACCATCTCCTTCATCATTTGTTTGGACCTTATCATTTCATCATCATACACGCCAGCGTATCTCACGCGTCCAGCTAATTCAAAGACCCCAACACCAGGGACATTCATGGCCATGAAATGGGAGTGTGTTTCAACACAGACATGGATTCTGGTCTAAATATGTGGTAAGAAAATAAGGCACGATTTAACACAACAATCGAGGTCCCTGTTCATCATATGCACATACAGGTGAAACATGAGGGTCAAACAAAACTACATTCAGATCCATGGTCATAATGTCTGTGATTCTCCAAGGTGAGTGGATGCCCATAACAGGGAATTCATCCTATTGGcggagttttgttttgttcttttcctttccttctAAAAAGTTGTGGCTTGAAAATGGTTTCAGACAAAGGCAAAAACCTACAACATGATGGAGCCTCCCTTGACTCCGGTTTtcaggtgcttttattttgttacttcctgtttccCTATGTGTTGTTCCATTTCCGTTGTTCTGTTCACCTTCACAGCAGCGGAGCTGGAACTCACCCGCTGATCaagctccactgatttctacaccatGGTTCCAGTCTGccctgccagatggttgctccgcATCCACCGGTAAAGATCCTCTCAAGACGTGTTCTATAGCGTTCTTTGACATCTTTCCATTGGCTGAGCCCTTTCTGCCGCTTCTttggtttcttccttgtttattttctgcCATTTTCAATGAGCCTTTGTGCTTCGTGGGATTTGCGTGCATTTGGGTGGGTtcccctgagccaccatgacagaCTCATCATAGAAACACGGCCACATGTGTTGCTTAGGTTGAAGCTACAGGCGTGCGCCTTCTGCTTGTATTAAGCACTGACTACATTGGGCTTCATATTTGTAGATGTCCTTGTTTACATGCTGCGATGCAGACGGTGGAGCCCGAAGGGTTCATACAGAAATGCAGCCAAAAATGTCGTGTGTTTATTGCTTAAAATGAGTCACAATTGCATTTGATTTGATTGTGAATTTAATCTAAAAAAATGTGGCGTGTTTTGACACATGTCAAGATTTGTCAAGAGTTTTAA encodes the following:
- the LOC128772044 gene encoding C-reactive protein-like isoform X1; this encodes MTRMKPSTFVTGVFLIGARASVSQKNFCLIIRVFSGEKEKLLVIKAEEDSAAFRQLESSTEHLQWSPQGKKESSAHCSSTVSPSQQPFSGQMKPLLLLGILCTTCAAAPQDLSGKMFTFPKESISSGVKLIPSETQITSVTLCQRYLTDLRRDHVLFSLATPSFFNALMLMWVEGQKSIFTYVKNAESQFDNQDRKLNTWHSVCFTWESSTGIAQLWLDSKPSVRRFLLSGWNINERSMIIILGQEQDSHGGSFSASQSFLGMVADVHMWSYVLSPGQIRAYTDGRKFTPGDVINWKALEYRIFGRVLIENKSWKQDVTSCSIAGI
- the LOC128772044 gene encoding C-reactive protein-like isoform X2: MKPLLLLGILCTTCAAAPQDLSGKMFTFPKESISSGVKLIPSETQITSVTLCQRYLTDLRRDHVLFSLATPSFFNALMLMWVEGQKSIFTYVKNAESQFDNQDRKLNTWHSVCFTWESSTGIAQLWLDSKPSVRRFLLSGWNINERSMIIILGQEQDSHGGSFSASQSFLGMVADVHMWSYVLSPGQIRAYTDGRKFTPGDVINWKALEYRIFGRVLIENKSWKQDVTSCSIAGI
- the LOC128772119 gene encoding C-reactive protein-like gives rise to the protein MKLLLILGILTTCLATPQDLTGKMFTFPRSSITSYVKLFASRTQFSAVTLCQRFLTDLKRDYCYFSLSTSKSSNGFMLMWDAKNKELEVYTQDVTSIFNIPGAMELNMWHSLCTTWESTSGLVQVWLDGQQSPRKSGFLGGKYDDRAMIIVLGQEQDSHGGSFDFNQSFTGMMSDVHMWSKALSPCEIRAYLDDGDFTPGDVINWKGLEFQIFDQVLIENKDLVG